A genomic segment from Streptomyces antibioticus encodes:
- a CDS encoding N-acetylmuramoyl-L-alanine amidase, with translation MNTHRSLVPTRTRSLLDRRRILKGAALTAVPYSLLPDARAGATAQPVDYRAAQWQPAADANYTVSERPGDHAIDLVVIHVTQTTFAQALDIFRNPKKRVSAHYVVRSGDGQVAQCVRESDIAWHAGNWEYNTRSVGIEHEGWVDRPAYFTDALYERSARLTASVCERYGIPKDRAHIIGHHEVPGTDHTDPGPSWDWARYLKLVDSA, from the coding sequence ATGAACACGCACCGCAGCCTCGTCCCGACACGAACCCGATCCCTACTCGACCGGCGGCGGATCCTGAAGGGCGCTGCCCTCACCGCCGTCCCGTACTCCCTGCTTCCCGACGCGAGGGCCGGGGCGACAGCCCAGCCCGTCGACTACCGGGCGGCCCAGTGGCAGCCCGCGGCCGACGCCAACTACACGGTCTCGGAACGGCCCGGAGACCATGCGATCGACCTGGTCGTCATCCACGTCACGCAGACGACCTTCGCCCAGGCCCTGGACATCTTCCGGAACCCGAAGAAGAGAGTGTCCGCGCACTACGTCGTGCGCTCGGGCGACGGTCAAGTGGCGCAGTGCGTGCGCGAGTCCGACATCGCCTGGCACGCGGGGAACTGGGAGTACAACACCCGCAGCGTCGGCATCGAGCACGAGGGCTGGGTGGACCGGCCCGCCTACTTCACCGACGCCCTGTACGAGCGGTCGGCGCGTCTGACGGCCTCCGTGTGCGAGCGGTACGGCATCCCCAAGGACCGCGCGCACATCATCGGCCACCACGAAGTACCCGGCACCGATCACACCGACCCGGGCCCGAGCTGGGACTGGGCCCGCTATCTGAAGCTCGTCGACTCGGCCTGA
- a CDS encoding GAF domain-containing protein: MNDPWVALEPGADPAERVRILRRAHETFTVAGTMPRPVRAVVADSWRRSARAGVGPDGTASVELTDGDLGAYRAEHPLARVMPLFRELMGTFAADGEHLLAVCDAHGRLLWVEGHPATRRQAGRMNFVPGARWAESAVGTNAPGTAVAVDRPVQVFAAEHFIRRVQPWTCAAAPVHDPRTGRVLGAVDITGGDGLAHPHSLGFIQAVARAAESQLALLDSGRPATGAAELTVLGRDEALLLAHGRKLRLSRRHSEILLLLARHPEGLTGDELLCALYEDESVTPVTLRAELARLRGVLGPGLLLSRPYRLALPVESDVDAVERRLRAGAVTAALSAYAGPLLPASQAPAVVRLGRRLSDGLRAALIAHGDPDLLADWAHTPWGEDDLNVWRALAAIRPTPTVRARLSALEAELAAL, encoded by the coding sequence GTGAACGATCCCTGGGTGGCCCTGGAACCGGGGGCCGACCCTGCCGAACGGGTACGGATCCTGCGCAGAGCGCACGAGACGTTCACCGTCGCGGGCACCATGCCCCGTCCGGTGCGTGCCGTGGTGGCCGATTCCTGGCGGCGTTCGGCGCGGGCCGGCGTGGGTCCGGACGGCACCGCGAGCGTGGAACTCACGGACGGGGACCTCGGCGCCTACCGTGCCGAACATCCGCTGGCCCGAGTCATGCCGCTGTTCCGTGAGTTGATGGGCACGTTCGCCGCCGACGGCGAGCATCTCCTCGCAGTGTGCGACGCGCACGGCAGACTCCTGTGGGTCGAGGGCCACCCGGCGACCCGACGCCAGGCGGGGCGCATGAACTTCGTACCGGGTGCGCGCTGGGCGGAGAGCGCGGTCGGGACGAACGCCCCGGGCACGGCGGTCGCCGTCGACCGGCCGGTTCAGGTGTTCGCGGCCGAGCACTTCATACGGCGGGTGCAGCCGTGGACGTGCGCGGCGGCCCCGGTGCACGACCCACGGACCGGGCGGGTGCTCGGGGCGGTGGACATCACGGGTGGCGACGGGCTGGCGCATCCGCACAGCCTGGGGTTCATACAGGCGGTGGCACGGGCCGCCGAATCCCAGCTCGCCCTGCTCGACTCGGGCCGACCGGCCACGGGGGCGGCGGAGTTGACGGTACTGGGCCGCGACGAGGCGCTGCTGCTGGCCCACGGCCGCAAGCTCCGGCTCAGCCGCCGGCACAGCGAGATCCTGCTGTTGCTGGCCCGCCATCCGGAGGGGCTGACCGGCGACGAGCTGCTCTGCGCGCTGTACGAGGACGAGTCGGTGACACCGGTGACTCTGCGCGCCGAACTGGCCCGCCTGCGCGGGGTCCTCGGCCCCGGCCTGCTCCTGTCGCGCCCGTACCGGCTGGCGCTCCCGGTGGAGTCCGACGTCGACGCCGTGGAACGACGCCTGCGCGCCGGAGCGGTGACGGCGGCACTGTCGGCGTACGCGGGCCCGCTGCTGCCGGCCTCCCAGGCACCGGCGGTCGTACGCCTCGGCCGCCGCCTCTCCGACGGCCTGCGCGCCGCACTGATCGCCCACGGCGACCCCGACCTCCTGGCGGACTGGGCCCACACGCCATGGGGCGAGGACGACCTGAACGTCTGGAGGGCACTGGCGGCGATACGGCCTACGCCGACGGTACGGGCGCGGCTGTCCGCGCTGGAGGCGGAACTGGCTGCGCTGTGA